Proteins encoded by one window of Streptococcus sanguinis:
- a CDS encoding DUF4044 domain-containing protein: MAFGDNGQRKKTGFEKLTMLVVIIMLIVTVGAIFASALSAIF; this comes from the coding sequence GTGGCTTTTGGAGATAACGGACAACGTAAAAAAACAGGATTTGAAAAATTGACGATGCTGGTCGTGATTATCATGCTCATCGTGACAGTTGGAGCTATCTTTGCTTCCGCTCTCAGCGCAATCTTTTAA
- a CDS encoding YvcK family protein, with protein MRKPRITVIGGGTGISVILDSLRKKDVEITAIVTVADDGGSSGELRKNIQQLTPPGDLRNVLVAMSDMPKFYEKVFQYRFAEGDGVLAGHPLGNLIIAGISEMQGSTYNAMQLLTKFFHTTGKIYPSSDTPLTLHAVFADGTEVVGESNLTSKSGMIERVYVTNTYDDKKPAASKKVVESILESDMVVLGPGSLFTSILPNLVIEEIGQALLDTKAEVAYVCNIMTQRGETEHFSDSDHVQVLHRHLGRKFVDTVLVNIEPVPHEYMDSNQFDEYLVQVEHDFQGLQEQVPRVISSNFLRLENGGAFHDGELVVDELMQIIQVRK; from the coding sequence ATGAGAAAGCCAAGAATTACAGTCATTGGCGGTGGAACAGGAATTTCAGTTATTTTAGACAGCCTGCGTAAAAAGGACGTAGAGATTACAGCCATTGTTACAGTAGCAGATGATGGAGGCAGTTCTGGTGAGCTGAGAAAAAACATCCAGCAGCTGACTCCGCCGGGTGACCTGCGAAATGTCCTGGTAGCTATGTCCGACATGCCAAAGTTTTATGAGAAGGTCTTCCAGTATCGCTTTGCGGAAGGAGACGGCGTTCTAGCGGGGCATCCTTTGGGCAATCTGATTATTGCTGGCATTTCCGAAATGCAGGGCTCAACTTATAATGCCATGCAGCTTTTGACCAAGTTCTTCCATACGACAGGAAAAATTTACCCTTCTAGCGACACCCCCCTAACTCTGCATGCTGTGTTTGCAGATGGGACGGAAGTTGTCGGTGAAAGCAATCTGACCAGCAAGAGTGGGATGATTGAGCGGGTCTATGTGACCAATACCTATGATGACAAGAAGCCTGCTGCCAGTAAAAAGGTGGTTGAAAGTATCCTAGAGAGCGATATGGTGGTTCTGGGGCCTGGTTCGCTATTTACCTCTATCTTGCCTAATCTCGTTATTGAGGAAATTGGCCAAGCTCTTCTAGACACCAAGGCTGAAGTGGCCTATGTCTGCAATATTATGACCCAGCGAGGTGAAACAGAGCATTTTTCAGACAGCGACCACGTCCAAGTTCTGCACCGTCATTTAGGCAGGAAGTTTGTAGATACAGTCTTGGTCAATATCGAACCTGTCCCTCATGAGTATATGGACAGTAACCAGTTTGACGAATATCTGGTACAGGTGGAGCATGATTTTCAGGGGTTGCAAGAGCAGGTTCCGCGCGTTATTTCTTCGAATTTTCTTCGTTTGGAAAATGGCGGAGCTTTCCATGATGGTGAGTTGGTCGTTGACGAATTGATGCAGATTATACAGGTACGTAAATGA
- a CDS encoding DUF1304 domain-containing protein, with protein MSIITLILASLVALEFFYILYLETFATTSAATARVFGMSQEELEQQSVNTLFKNQGVYNGLIAVLVLIAAFVQPSSFWLGIFMVYIILVAAYGAVTSDPKILFKQGGLAMLTLLSLFF; from the coding sequence ATGTCTATTATTACACTTATTTTGGCAAGCTTGGTTGCCTTGGAATTTTTCTACATCCTGTACTTGGAGACCTTCGCGACGACTTCTGCGGCGACAGCTCGGGTTTTCGGCATGTCGCAAGAGGAGTTGGAGCAGCAGTCGGTCAATACTCTTTTCAAAAACCAAGGAGTTTATAACGGATTGATAGCTGTTTTGGTCTTGATTGCGGCCTTTGTACAGCCTAGTTCGTTTTGGCTGGGAATTTTTATGGTTTATATCATCTTGGTAGCAGCTTACGGTGCAGTGACCAGTGACCCCAAAATCCTGTTCAAGCAGGGAGGGCTGGCTATGCTGACCCTGCTTAGTTTATTTTTCTAA
- a CDS encoding RidA family protein has translation MAKTIHTDKAPAAIGPYVQGKIVGNLLFASGQIPLSPETGEIIGTTIEEQTQQVLKNVSAILEAAGTDFDHVVKATCFLSDINDFVAFNEVYKTAFTEAFPARSAVEVARLPKDVKIEIEVIAEIL, from the coding sequence ATGGCAAAAACGATTCATACAGATAAAGCACCAGCAGCGATTGGACCTTATGTTCAAGGAAAAATTGTGGGCAATCTTTTGTTTGCGAGCGGGCAGATTCCCCTGTCTCCTGAAACTGGAGAAATCATTGGGACAACTATTGAAGAGCAAACCCAGCAGGTACTGAAAAATGTTTCAGCCATTTTGGAAGCCGCTGGAACAGATTTTGACCATGTGGTCAAGGCTACTTGCTTCTTGAGTGATATCAATGATTTTGTGGCCTTTAATGAAGTTTACAAAACAGCCTTTACTGAAGCATTTCCAGCTCGTTCAGCAGTCGAAGTGGCTCGCCTGCCTAAGGATGTGAAAATTGAGATTGAGGTTATTGCCGAGATTCTCTAA
- the obgE gene encoding GTPase ObgE, translated as MSMFLDTAKIQVKAGNGGDGMVAFRREKYVPNGGPWGGDGGRGGNVVFVVDEGLRTLMDFRYNRHFKAQSGEKGMTKGMHGRGAEDLIVRVPQGTTVRDAETGKVLTDLVENGQEFIVARGGRGGRGNIRFATPKNPAPEISENGEPGQERELLLELKVLADVGLVGFPSVGKSTLLSVITAAKPKIGAYHFTTIVPNLGMVRTHSGESFAVADLPGLIEGASQGVGLGTQFLRHIERTRVILHVIDMSASEGRDPYEDYLAINKELESYNLRLMERPQIIVANKMDMPDSAENLKIFKEKLSANYDEFAELPQIFPISSLTKQGLATLLDATAELLDKTPEFLLYDESEMEEEAYYGFDEEAPAFEISRDDDATWVLSGDKLEKLFNMTNFDRDEAVMKFARQLRGMGVDEALRARGAKDGDLVRIGKFEFEFVD; from the coding sequence ATGAGTATGTTTTTAGACACAGCAAAGATTCAAGTTAAGGCTGGCAATGGTGGTGATGGCATGGTGGCCTTTCGCCGTGAAAAATATGTCCCTAATGGCGGTCCTTGGGGCGGTGATGGAGGTCGTGGCGGCAATGTTGTTTTTGTCGTAGACGAGGGCCTGCGTACCCTGATGGACTTTCGCTACAATCGCCACTTCAAGGCTCAGTCTGGTGAAAAGGGTATGACCAAGGGTATGCATGGCCGTGGAGCTGAGGACTTGATTGTTCGTGTACCGCAGGGGACGACGGTTCGTGATGCTGAGACGGGCAAGGTGCTGACGGACTTGGTAGAAAATGGCCAAGAATTTATCGTAGCGCGTGGTGGCCGAGGCGGTCGCGGAAATATCCGCTTTGCAACGCCTAAAAATCCTGCTCCGGAGATTTCTGAGAACGGAGAACCAGGTCAAGAGCGAGAGCTTCTGCTGGAGCTCAAGGTCCTAGCAGACGTTGGTCTGGTCGGATTCCCATCTGTCGGGAAATCCACTTTGCTTAGTGTTATTACAGCAGCCAAGCCTAAGATTGGTGCCTATCATTTTACGACAATCGTGCCCAATCTAGGAATGGTTCGTACTCACTCTGGAGAGTCCTTTGCAGTAGCAGATCTACCAGGTTTGATTGAGGGAGCCAGCCAAGGGGTCGGACTGGGAACTCAGTTTCTCCGTCATATTGAGCGGACACGGGTCATCCTGCATGTCATCGATATGTCAGCTAGTGAGGGGCGTGATCCTTATGAGGACTATCTAGCTATCAATAAAGAGTTGGAATCCTATAATCTTCGTCTTATGGAGCGCCCGCAGATTATTGTTGCTAACAAGATGGATATGCCAGATAGTGCTGAAAATCTCAAGATATTCAAAGAGAAATTATCGGCTAATTATGATGAGTTTGCGGAACTACCGCAAATCTTCCCGATTTCCAGTCTGACCAAGCAGGGCCTTGCGACCCTCTTAGATGCGACTGCAGAGTTACTGGATAAGACACCAGAGTTCTTGCTTTATGATGAGTCTGAAATGGAAGAAGAAGCTTACTACGGCTTTGACGAAGAAGCGCCAGCCTTTGAAATTTCTCGTGATGATGATGCGACTTGGGTGCTGTCAGGTGACAAGCTTGAGAAGCTCTTTAATATGACCAACTTTGACCGTGATGAGGCAGTCATGAAATTTGCCCGTCAGCTTCGTGGTATGGGAGTTGATGAAGCTCTTCGCGCTCGCGGAGCCAAGGATGGGGATCTGGTTCGCATCGGCAAGTTTGAGTTTGAATTCGTTGACTGA
- the whiA gene encoding DNA-binding protein WhiA gives MSFTVKVKEELLSLANRDKNELSAMIKMSGSLGLASSGLTLSVTTENAKIARHLYELLSDLYQVKSEIRHHQKTNLRKNRVYTVFLDQKVEEILSDLHLADSFFGIEAGIDQAILTDDEASRAYLRGAFLSNGSMREPDSGKYQLEILSVYLDHAEDLAALMRRFLLDAKTIERKKGAVTYLQRAEDIMDFLIVIGAMEAMAEFESLKLMREARNDLNRANNAETANIARTVTASMKTINNIAKISDNIGIESLPVDLQEVAQLRIQHPDYSIQQLADSLSRPLTKSGVNHRLRKINKIADEL, from the coding sequence ATGAGCTTTACAGTAAAAGTAAAAGAAGAACTGCTGAGTCTGGCAAACAGAGATAAAAATGAGCTGTCAGCCATGATCAAGATGTCTGGCAGTCTGGGCTTAGCCAGCAGTGGTTTGACCCTATCTGTCACAACAGAAAATGCTAAGATTGCCCGCCATCTCTATGAGTTGCTGTCGGACCTCTATCAGGTCAAGTCAGAAATCCGTCACCATCAGAAGACCAATCTGCGCAAGAACCGTGTTTATACAGTATTTCTGGATCAGAAAGTGGAAGAAATCCTTTCTGACCTGCACTTGGCTGACTCCTTTTTTGGTATCGAGGCAGGGATTGACCAGGCTATTTTGACTGATGACGAAGCCAGTCGAGCCTACCTACGGGGAGCCTTTCTCTCAAATGGCAGCATGCGGGAGCCAGACTCAGGCAAATACCAGCTGGAAATCCTGTCCGTTTATCTGGATCATGCTGAGGATTTGGCTGCCTTAATGCGCCGTTTTCTGCTGGATGCCAAGACCATTGAGCGCAAGAAGGGGGCTGTTACTTATCTGCAGCGGGCTGAGGACATCATGGATTTTCTCATTGTCATCGGGGCTATGGAAGCCATGGCTGAGTTTGAGTCTCTTAAGCTCATGCGGGAAGCGCGTAATGACCTCAATCGAGCTAATAATGCGGAGACAGCGAACATCGCTCGCACGGTCACAGCCAGTATGAAAACCATCAACAATATTGCTAAAATCAGTGATAATATTGGCATTGAGAGTCTACCTGTAGACCTGCAGGAGGTAGCCCAGCTTCGCATCCAGCATCCAGACTACTCCATCCAGCAGTTGGCTGATAGTCTGAGCCGGCCACTGACTAAGAGCGGCGTCAATCATCGCTTGAGAAAAATCAATAAAATCGCAGATGAATTATAA
- the rapZ gene encoding RNase adapter RapZ encodes MSEKKIQLVIVTGMSGAGKTVAIQSFEDLGYFTIDNMPPTLVPKFLQLVEGTTDNDKLALVVDMRSRSFFLQIQNVLDELEQNENIDFKILFLDAADKELVARYKETRRSHPLAADGRILDGIKLERELLAPLKNLSQNVVDTTDLTPRELRKTISEQFSNQDEMHSFRIEVMSFGFKYGLPLDADLVFDVRFLPNPYYKTELRNQTGLDKDVFDYVMNHAESEEFYQHLLGLIEPILPGYQKEGKSILTIAVGCTGGQHRSVAFAQRLADDLAKNWPVNASHRDKNRRKETVNRS; translated from the coding sequence ATGTCTGAGAAGAAAATTCAGCTTGTCATTGTGACTGGAATGAGTGGGGCGGGGAAAACCGTAGCCATCCAGTCCTTTGAAGACTTAGGTTATTTTACCATTGATAATATGCCGCCAACTCTGGTGCCGAAGTTCTTGCAGCTAGTCGAAGGGACTACTGACAATGATAAATTAGCTCTGGTTGTCGATATGCGGAGCCGTTCCTTCTTTTTGCAAATTCAGAACGTTTTGGATGAATTAGAGCAAAATGAGAACATTGATTTCAAGATTCTTTTCCTAGATGCGGCGGATAAGGAGTTGGTGGCTCGTTACAAGGAAACGCGTCGCAGCCATCCGTTGGCAGCTGATGGACGGATTTTAGATGGGATTAAGCTGGAGCGCGAACTTTTAGCCCCTCTGAAGAATCTTAGCCAAAATGTTGTGGACACAACAGATTTGACACCACGGGAGCTCAGAAAGACCATCTCTGAGCAATTCTCAAATCAGGACGAGATGCACAGTTTCCGTATTGAAGTCATGAGTTTTGGTTTCAAATACGGTCTGCCTTTGGATGCAGACTTGGTCTTTGATGTGCGCTTTCTGCCCAATCCCTACTATAAGACTGAGCTGCGCAATCAGACAGGCTTGGACAAGGATGTCTTTGACTATGTCATGAACCATGCCGAGTCAGAAGAATTTTATCAGCATCTGCTGGGCTTGATAGAGCCGATCTTGCCAGGCTATCAGAAGGAAGGTAAGTCTATCCTGACTATTGCTGTGGGCTGTACGGGTGGTCAGCACCGCAGTGTAGCCTTTGCTCAACGCTTAGCAGATGATTTGGCTAAAAATTGGCCGGTCAATGCCAGTCACCGCGACAAAAACCGTCGGAAAGAAACGGTGAACCGCTCATGA
- a CDS encoding Ig-like domain-containing protein, producing MKNKNTIIFKILILLTAIVTGLGFAARTQASEVTEYSQQTSITKDGEPLTSDSTVKTNETLSVTTNFTFPAAQNIAEGDTLTFKLPEELSLITALNFDVYDVVNHTGELVGTAQTDPATQSVTVTFSNYFTNYTQKKELSLGFNVRINNEKVKETGPVSFKFGQTDFSFQYQKEEGTAGEYEMKYGYQDSTDPSIVKWRIILNARQDMLRNMVISDNFGDGLTLVPGTLRAVRYAPVAGGIRNEAHILTLPVVDNFTNKAVLTQNANGDANGFTINFGDNYNWPMYIEYSTRVPEGTKVGDVVNNTLSWTAKGFPERTITKSVRLEEGSGKGSAVLAKDVKIQAQKKLVNKVLEKGQFTFGLFDENGALLQTATNEADGSINFKALNYNAAGDYRYSIKEIPGNDANYIYDDKEAQLTVTVKDVNGEFLGSVKYDLDPVFTNTYRGNDPGKAVQPPNPGNNNNPNNPNNNPNNNPNNNPNNTPGNGNNTPGNSSDNPKGGTDNPGNGNNNSNNGTNDPGAAGGNKKVLPKTGQETTLWLSVAGLAILVGFGSYVFLQKKTR from the coding sequence ATGAAAAATAAAAATACAATTATTTTTAAAATTCTTATCTTATTAACAGCTATTGTTACAGGTTTAGGTTTTGCTGCTCGAACTCAGGCTTCTGAAGTAACTGAATACAGTCAGCAAACCAGCATTACTAAGGATGGTGAGCCATTAACAAGTGACTCAACTGTTAAGACTAATGAAACCTTGTCTGTAACAACCAACTTCACATTTCCAGCGGCTCAAAATATAGCTGAAGGGGATACCCTGACTTTTAAACTTCCGGAAGAATTAAGTCTGATTACTGCCTTAAACTTCGATGTCTATGATGTTGTTAATCATACGGGAGAGTTAGTCGGTACAGCTCAAACTGACCCGGCGACTCAGTCAGTTACAGTGACTTTCAGTAACTACTTTACAAACTATACCCAAAAGAAAGAGCTATCTTTGGGCTTTAACGTTCGCATCAATAACGAAAAAGTCAAAGAAACAGGTCCTGTTTCCTTCAAATTTGGCCAGACAGACTTTTCTTTCCAATACCAGAAAGAAGAAGGAACTGCTGGTGAGTATGAAATGAAATATGGCTACCAGGACAGCACTGATCCGAGTATTGTTAAATGGCGCATTATCCTGAATGCAAGACAGGACATGCTTCGCAACATGGTAATTTCAGACAACTTTGGTGATGGTCTGACACTGGTACCGGGTACTCTACGTGCAGTTCGTTATGCTCCTGTTGCAGGTGGTATTCGCAATGAAGCTCATATCCTGACTCTGCCAGTAGTTGATAACTTTACTAACAAGGCAGTTCTAACTCAAAACGCTAATGGCGATGCTAACGGTTTTACCATTAACTTTGGCGATAACTACAACTGGCCAATGTACATCGAGTACTCTACTCGTGTACCAGAAGGTACTAAAGTGGGGGATGTGGTTAACAACACCCTGTCTTGGACAGCAAAAGGCTTCCCAGAACGCACTATTACTAAGTCAGTACGCTTGGAAGAGGGCTCTGGTAAAGGAAGCGCTGTGCTAGCAAAAGATGTGAAGATTCAGGCACAGAAAAAACTTGTCAATAAAGTGTTAGAGAAGGGTCAATTTACCTTTGGTCTCTTTGATGAAAATGGTGCTTTGCTTCAAACAGCTACCAATGAAGCTGACGGTTCTATCAATTTTAAAGCCTTGAACTACAATGCAGCTGGTGACTACCGCTACAGCATTAAGGAAATTCCGGGTAATGATGCTAACTACATCTATGATGACAAGGAAGCTCAGCTGACAGTTACTGTTAAAGATGTGAATGGTGAGTTTTTGGGCTCTGTTAAATATGATTTGGATCCTGTCTTTACAAATACCTATAGAGGTAATGATCCAGGCAAGGCAGTTCAGCCACCTAACCCTGGAAATAATAACAATCCAAACAATCCAAATAACAACCCTAACAACAATCCAAACAATAATCCGAATAATACCCCAGGTAATGGTAACAATACCCCTGGTAACAGTTCCGATAATCCAAAGGGTGGAACAGACAATCCAGGAAATGGAAATAACAATTCAAACAATGGTACCAATGATCCGGGTGCTGCAGGAGGCAACAAAAAAGTTCTGCCTAAGACTGGTCAAGAAACTACACTTTGGCTGTCAGTTGCAGGTTTGGCAATCTTAGTTGGCTTTGGAAGCTATGTCTTTCTTCAAAAGAAGACTAGATAA
- the glmM gene encoding phosphoglucosamine mutase — protein sequence MGKYFGTDGVRGEANVELTPELAFKLGRFGGYVLSQHESEVPRVFVGRDTRISGEMLESALVAGLLSVGIHVYKLGVIATPGVAYLVKSEKASAGVMISASHNPALDNGIKFFGGDGYKLDDERELEIEALLDAAEDTLPRPSAEGLGDLVDYPEGLRKYQQYLVSTGLELEGMHVALDTANGAASTSARQIFADLGAQLTIIGENPDGLNINLNVGSTHPEALQEVVRESGAAIGLAFDGDSDRLIAVDENGELVDGDKIMYIIGKYLSEKGELAQNTIVTTVMSNLGFHKALEREGIQKAVTAVGDRYVVEEMRKNGYNLGGEQSGHVIIMDYNTTGDGQLSAVQLTKVMQETGKKLSELAAEVTIYPQKLVNIRVENSMKDKAMEVPAIKTVIERMEAEMAGNGRILVRPSGTEPLLRVMAEAPTDEEVNYYVDTIANVVRDEIGID from the coding sequence ATGGGTAAATACTTTGGAACTGATGGTGTTCGCGGAGAAGCAAATGTGGAATTAACGCCGGAATTGGCCTTTAAACTTGGCCGCTTTGGTGGTTATGTTCTGAGCCAGCACGAAAGTGAAGTTCCTCGGGTCTTTGTTGGCCGGGACACTCGAATTTCAGGAGAAATGCTGGAAAGCGCCTTGGTTGCAGGACTTTTGTCCGTTGGGATTCATGTCTATAAATTGGGTGTCATTGCAACGCCTGGTGTAGCTTATCTGGTCAAGTCAGAGAAAGCCAGCGCCGGAGTCATGATTTCTGCCAGCCACAATCCAGCTTTGGATAATGGTATCAAATTCTTTGGTGGTGACGGCTATAAGCTGGATGATGAGCGTGAGTTGGAAATCGAAGCTTTGCTGGACGCAGCAGAAGATACCCTGCCACGTCCAAGCGCAGAAGGTTTGGGTGACTTGGTGGATTATCCAGAAGGACTGCGCAAGTACCAACAATACTTGGTATCAACCGGCTTAGAACTAGAAGGAATGCATGTAGCTTTAGATACGGCCAACGGTGCGGCTTCAACCAGTGCCCGTCAGATTTTTGCGGATCTAGGCGCACAGTTGACCATTATCGGAGAAAATCCAGACGGCCTCAATATCAATCTAAATGTCGGCTCTACGCATCCAGAAGCTCTGCAGGAGGTTGTCCGTGAGTCTGGTGCAGCGATTGGTCTGGCCTTTGATGGAGATAGCGATCGCTTGATTGCTGTGGATGAAAATGGCGAACTGGTAGATGGTGACAAGATTATGTACATCATCGGTAAGTACCTGTCTGAAAAAGGCGAGCTGGCACAGAATACCATTGTTACGACCGTCATGTCTAACCTAGGCTTCCATAAGGCTTTGGAGCGTGAAGGTATTCAAAAGGCTGTGACCGCAGTCGGTGACCGCTATGTTGTAGAGGAAATGCGCAAGAATGGCTATAATCTAGGTGGCGAGCAGTCTGGACATGTTATCATCATGGACTACAATACGACAGGTGACGGTCAGCTTTCAGCTGTGCAATTGACCAAGGTCATGCAGGAAACAGGTAAGAAACTTTCTGAATTAGCTGCCGAAGTAACCATCTATCCGCAGAAACTAGTCAATATCCGTGTGGAAAACAGTATGAAGGACAAGGCGATGGAAGTCCCAGCTATCAAGACGGTGATTGAGAGAATGGAAGCCGAAATGGCTGGCAATGGCCGGATTTTGGTTCGTCCGAGCGGAACAGAACCTCTGCTGAGGGTCATGGCTGAAGCACCGACTGACGAAGAAGTAAATTATTATGTAGATACCATTGCTAATGTTGTTCGAGATGAAATTGGGATAGACTAA
- a CDS encoding BlaI/MecI/CopY family transcriptional regulator, whose translation MKRSIKRLPDGEFTILKVIWQLPTPTTSARIMEKLGPDNHWKPQTLLTVLARLTEKGFLESVRKGRERQYTALISEDEYLEVEASDFLKRHSGRSMGGFVKTLFSSNSFSENELDELRSLLNQGK comes from the coding sequence ATGAAAAGATCTATTAAACGTTTGCCAGATGGGGAATTTACTATTTTAAAAGTAATTTGGCAACTGCCTACCCCGACGACCTCTGCCCGTATCATGGAAAAGCTGGGACCAGACAATCACTGGAAGCCCCAGACTTTGCTGACAGTCTTGGCTCGCTTAACAGAAAAGGGCTTTTTAGAAAGTGTCCGCAAGGGGCGTGAAAGGCAGTATACAGCCTTGATCTCAGAAGATGAGTATTTGGAAGTTGAGGCTTCGGATTTCTTGAAGCGTCACAGCGGCCGTTCTATGGGCGGGTTTGTCAAAACACTTTTTTCTTCTAACTCCTTTTCGGAAAATGAATTGGATGAGCTGCGCAGTTTGCTCAACCAAGGAAAGTAG
- a CDS encoding FAD-containing oxidoreductase, which yields MLTYDLIVIGFGKAGKTFAAKMAAQGKKVALIERSKAMYGGTCINIACIPTKTLLVAAEKGLAFDQVMAEKNAVTSRLNGKNYAAISGAGVDIIDAEAHFLSNKVIEITAGDEKEELTAETIVINTGAVSNVLPIPGLTETKHVYDSTGIQNLKELPKRLGVLGGGNIGLEFAGLYNKMGSQVTVLDAAPVFLPRVEPSIAALAKQYMEEDGIQLLQNVRTTQVKNDGDEVVVVTESGEFRFDALLYATGRKPNVEPLQLENTDIELTERGAIKVDKHLETSVPGVFAAGDVNGGLQFTYISLDDFRILYSYLAGDGSYTLEDRKNVPTSMFITPPLAQIGLTEKEAKEQGLPIAVKEIPVAAMPRGHVNADLRGAFKAVVNTETKEIVGATIFSAGAQEIINILTVAMDNKIPYTYLSKQIFTHPTLAENLNDLFVI from the coding sequence ATGTTAACCTATGATTTAATTGTCATCGGCTTTGGTAAGGCCGGTAAAACATTCGCAGCCAAAATGGCGGCCCAAGGAAAAAAAGTTGCTTTGATTGAGCGAAGCAAGGCTATGTACGGGGGAACCTGCATTAATATCGCCTGCATCCCAACCAAAACCCTGCTTGTCGCTGCTGAAAAAGGCCTGGCTTTCGATCAAGTCATGGCTGAAAAGAACGCTGTAACCAGCCGTCTCAACGGGAAGAACTACGCAGCAATCAGTGGCGCTGGTGTCGACATCATTGATGCGGAAGCTCATTTTCTTTCAAATAAGGTCATCGAAATCACAGCTGGCGATGAGAAAGAGGAACTGACTGCTGAAACTATTGTCATCAATACTGGTGCTGTTTCCAACGTCCTGCCAATTCCTGGACTGACTGAAACCAAGCATGTCTATGACTCAACTGGCATTCAAAATCTGAAGGAACTTCCTAAACGTTTAGGAGTTCTGGGTGGCGGTAACATTGGCCTAGAATTTGCTGGACTTTACAATAAAATGGGCAGTCAGGTGACTGTGCTGGATGCTGCTCCGGTCTTTCTCCCTCGAGTAGAGCCTTCTATCGCTGCTCTAGCTAAGCAGTACATGGAAGAAGACGGAATCCAACTCTTACAAAATGTACGTACCACACAGGTCAAAAATGATGGTGACGAAGTTGTAGTTGTGACAGAATCTGGAGAATTCCGCTTTGATGCCCTACTCTATGCTACCGGTCGTAAGCCGAATGTTGAACCACTACAGTTGGAAAATACAGATATCGAGCTGACAGAGCGCGGAGCGATTAAGGTCGATAAGCACTTGGAAACATCTGTACCTGGTGTATTTGCAGCGGGCGATGTCAATGGTGGTCTGCAGTTTACTTATATCTCATTGGATGACTTCCGTATCCTTTATAGCTATCTGGCTGGCGATGGCAGCTACACACTGGAAGACCGTAAAAACGTCCCTACCAGCATGTTCATCACACCACCTTTGGCTCAAATCGGATTGACTGAGAAAGAAGCCAAAGAGCAAGGATTGCCGATTGCAGTTAAGGAGATTCCAGTTGCCGCAATGCCTCGCGGACATGTCAACGCTGACTTACGCGGTGCTTTCAAGGCTGTTGTCAATACAGAGACCAAGGAAATCGTCGGAGCAACAATCTTCTCAGCAGGGGCTCAGGAAATTATCAATATCCTGACTGTAGCCATGGATAATAAGATTCCTTACACCTACTTGAGCAAGCAAATCTTCACCCACCCAACGCTGGCTGAAAACCTCAATGATTTATTTGTTATCTAA
- a CDS encoding NAD(P)/FAD-dependent oxidoreductase, whose translation MSELYDITIVGGGPVGLFAAFYAHLRQAKVKIIDSLPQLGGQPAILYPEKKILDVPGFTNLSGEELTQRLIEQLETFQTEICLNETVLNIVKSGDGFSITTSQVQHQTKTIIIAMGGGAFKPRALELDDAEAYSNLHYHVSNISQYAGKKVVVLGGGDSAVDWALAFEKIAETSLVHRRDNFRALEHSVEELKASSVEIKTPFIPSRLVGENGKITHLEISQVKGEESQLLPLDHLFVNYGFKSSVGNLKDWGLELNRHKILVNSKQETSVPGIYAAGDCCSYEGKIDLIATGLGEAPTAVNNAINHIYPEQKVQPKHSTSL comes from the coding sequence ATGTCTGAACTGTATGATATTACGATTGTCGGCGGCGGCCCAGTTGGCCTATTCGCAGCTTTTTACGCTCATCTACGCCAAGCCAAGGTTAAAATCATTGATTCCCTGCCTCAGCTGGGTGGTCAGCCGGCCATTCTCTATCCAGAGAAGAAGATTCTGGATGTGCCAGGCTTTACCAATCTAAGTGGCGAAGAGTTGACACAGCGTCTGATTGAGCAACTAGAAACATTCCAGACAGAGATTTGCCTCAATGAAACGGTTCTGAATATCGTTAAATCTGGTGATGGCTTCTCTATCACGACTTCTCAAGTCCAGCATCAAACCAAAACCATCATCATCGCCATGGGAGGTGGCGCCTTCAAACCGAGAGCTTTGGAGCTAGACGATGCTGAAGCCTACAGCAACCTCCACTATCACGTTTCAAACATCAGTCAGTACGCAGGCAAAAAGGTTGTTGTTCTGGGCGGCGGTGACTCGGCTGTTGACTGGGCGCTAGCTTTTGAAAAGATTGCAGAAACCAGTCTGGTTCATCGTCGGGACAACTTCCGAGCTTTAGAGCATAGTGTGGAAGAACTCAAGGCTTCTAGTGTTGAGATTAAGACACCATTTATACCGAGCCGATTGGTTGGTGAAAATGGCAAGATAACCCACTTGGAAATCAGCCAAGTCAAAGGAGAGGAAAGTCAGCTTCTGCCTCTGGATCACCTCTTTGTCAACTACGGTTTTAAATCCTCTGTCGGCAATCTCAAAGATTGGGGCTTGGAGCTCAACCGTCACAAAATCTTAGTCAATAGCAAGCAAGAAACTTCCGTGCCAGGTATCTATGCAGCTGGTGACTGCTGCAGCTACGAGGGAAAGATTGACTTGATTGCGACTGGGTTAGGTGAGGCACCTACTGCTGTCAACAATGCCATTAACCATATCTATCCTGAGCAAAAAGTCCAACCCAAACATTCTACAAGCCTATAA